The following proteins are encoded in a genomic region of Desulfosporosinus youngiae DSM 17734:
- a CDS encoding enoyl-CoA hydratase/isomerase family protein — MENQEYTSLLCEQEEGVAIVVINRAEVMNALNGQVFNELGRIFAELEADDTVQAVILTGSGKKAFAAGADISQMQKMTTLEGRKLALAVKAAQDKIASLSKPVIAAVNGFALGGGCEVAMCCDFRIAAENARFGQPEINLGIIPGGGGTQRLTNLVGLARAKDLVLTGRIIDAQEALNIGLVNKVVAAELLISEAKKLAYSLAEKSGFALNMAKVALNQSVSLDLESGLDYEIECFAACFSTYDQKEGMAAFAEKRKPKFMGR, encoded by the coding sequence ATGGAAAATCAGGAATACACGTCCCTTCTCTGTGAGCAGGAGGAAGGCGTGGCCATTGTAGTAATTAACCGGGCTGAGGTTATGAATGCCCTTAACGGCCAAGTTTTTAATGAACTTGGCAGAATCTTTGCCGAACTGGAGGCAGACGATACAGTTCAGGCGGTGATTTTAACCGGCAGCGGTAAAAAAGCCTTTGCTGCCGGGGCAGACATCAGCCAAATGCAGAAGATGACCACTCTTGAAGGGCGTAAACTGGCCCTGGCTGTCAAAGCAGCCCAGGATAAGATAGCCTCTCTGAGCAAACCGGTGATAGCGGCGGTTAACGGATTTGCTCTGGGTGGCGGCTGCGAGGTGGCTATGTGCTGTGACTTCCGGATTGCCGCTGAGAATGCCAGGTTCGGTCAACCGGAAATCAACCTGGGTATCATACCCGGCGGCGGAGGAACTCAGCGTCTGACTAATCTGGTGGGTTTGGCCAGAGCTAAAGATCTGGTCTTAACCGGAAGAATCATTGATGCCCAGGAAGCCCTGAACATAGGCTTGGTCAACAAGGTCGTAGCGGCGGAGTTACTGATCAGTGAAGCTAAAAAACTGGCTTATAGTCTCGCTGAGAAGAGCGGCTTTGCCTTGAATATGGCTAAAGTGGCCCTGAACCAGAGTGTCAGTTTGGATCTTGAAAGCGGGTTGGATTATGAAATCGAGTGTTTCGCGGCTTGCTTCTCAACCTATGATCAAAAAGAAGGCATGGCTGCCTTTGCGGAAAAAAGGAAACCGAAATTTATGGGCAGATAA